GGTGAAGATCTCGTGCTCGGCGCGGGCGTCCAGGCTGGCGGTCGGCTCGTCGAGGATCAGGATCTCGGCGTCGCGCATGAAGGCGCGCGCCAAGGCCACCTTCTGCCACTCGCCGCCCGAGAGCTGGTAGCCCTCGTCGAACCACCGGCCGAGCGTCGTCTCGTAGCCCCTGGGCAGCTTTTCGATGAAGCCCGCCGCGCCGCTCTTGGCCGCCGCGTCCTCGACGCGCGCCCGGTCGTCGACGGCCTCGAGGCGCCCGAGGCCGATGTTCTCGCGGGCGCTGAAGAAGTACGTCACGTAGTCCTGGAAGATCACGCCGATGGCGCCGTGCACGTCGGCCAGGGCGTACTCGCGCACGTCGTGGCCCTCGAGCAGGATCTGGCCTTCGTCGGGATCGTACAGCCGGGTGAGCAGCTTGACGATCGTCGTCTTGCCGGCGCCGTTCTGCCCGACGAGCGCCACGGCCTCGTCGGGGCCGATCCGGAAGCTCACGTTCTGCAGGGCGGGCTCGGTCTTGCCGGGGTACGTGAAGCGGACGTTGCGGAACTCCACGCCCTGACGCAGCGGCAGTTGCAGCGGGCGCGGGTGCTCCGGGCTGCGGATTTCCGGCTCGTGGTCCAGGAAGTCGTAGAGCGTGCCCAGGTAGAGGCTGTTCTCGTACATGTCGGACAGCCCGCCCAATATGCTGCTGAAGCTGGACTGCACCTGGCCGACGGCCTGGCTGTAGAACGTCAGGTCGCCGAGCGTGAGGCGCCGCCGGACCGCCTGGAGCGCCACGTACAGGAACGTGCCGCTCGTGACGATCGTCGTCAGGCTGCCGAGCGCGAAGGCCATCAGGTAGCGGCGGCGCACGAGGGACCGATTCTCGAGGTAGAAGCGGTCCGCGATCTCGCGCCAGCGGTCGATGAAGTGGCCGCCGAGGCCGAACAGCTTGATCTCCTTGTTGTAGGTGTCCCGCGTCAGCAGGTCCAGGTAATAGGCCATCCGGCGACGGTCCGGCGACTGGCGGCGCGACATCTGGTAGCCCTGCCAGCCGTAGCGCGAGCTGGCGATGAAGCTCGGGATCGGCGCGAGCAGCGCCGCCACCGCCACCCACGGTCCGAGGCTGGACATCAGCGCGATCATGCTCACGAACGTGATCGCCGAACGCGCCAGGCCGAACAGCTGCTCGATCATCGTCACCGGCCGGCGGCTGGCCTCGCGCTGCGCCTGCTGGAGGGAGTCGTAGAACTCGGGGTTCTCGAAGAACTGGAGGTCCAGCCGGTTGGCATGCTCCATGATCATGAGCTGCACTTTGCGCGCGGTCAGCTCCTGGAGCGCCTGCTGGTTGATGTTGCGCACCGTCTGCAAGAGCGCCGTGCCGACGAAGAGGCCGAACTGCAGGACACCAAGCCAGACCACGCGGTTCACGAGGTCCGCCCGCGCATCGCCGTCGACGGCGGCCACCACCCCGTCGATCAGGAGCTTGCTCACCCAGGCCGTGGCGGTGGGCAGGATGCCGAAGACGATCGAGAAGATCGCCATCCCGGCCGTATAGCCGCGGTGTGCGCCCCACACGAGGCGCATCGCGCGCGGCAGCGACGCCATCGTCGTGCCGGCGTTGCGCCACCAGCGCATCAGGCGCTGTGCGGCGGGCAGCGGGTCGTCGGGGTCCTCGGACGGGGTGGGCTGAGTGGGCCCCCGGCCCCGGCGGGTGGGGTCGGAGGGGAACGGGGAGATCAAGGGGCGGATCGCTTTCGGGGGCGGCGCGGCGGCGGATGCGGTCGGGCGGCGTGACCAGGATGGTGTGGGGGCACGATCCGGTCAAGCGGATCCGGGGGCAATCGCTTCGAGCGTAGCCGGCGATCGCCCGGCGATCAATCGCCGGGCTACAATAACTGCGCCTGCTGAAGCAGGCTTTTCAGACCGTAGCCGGCTTCAGCCGGCGTCGTTATTGTAGCCCGGCCGTTCACGGCCGGGCGGTCGGCGGTCCCAAACATCTCGAACAATTGCTCAACTTTCATCAGCCTCCGGGCGAGCGCTCCCCGGCGAACCGTCCGGCCCGCTGGGGCTCCCGTCAGGAGTGCATGCTCCCATGGCCATCGACACGCCGGCGCCTGCCGACCTCCCCGCCGTAACCGACGCCCCCACCGCTCCCGCGCTCCCGATGGACGCGGCCACGATCCGCGCCCTCGGCTACCGGATCGTCGACATGATCGCCCGCGAGCTGGAGGATCCGGCGCGGCGGCCGGTCTACCCGCCGCCGCAGCGCCGGGACGACATCGAGGCGGTGTTCGGCGGGCCGGTGCCACGCTCCGGGCGGTCGCCGGACGAGCTGTTGACGCTGCTGGAGGAACGCCTGCTACCCATTGCGGCGAACTTCGGCCACCCGCGGCTGATGGGCTACGTGCTCTCGAACCCGCTGCCGCTGGCCGGGCTGATCGAGGCCCTCACGAGCACGCTGCGCATGGTCCCGGGCCACTGGCGGTGGCACCCGGCGAACAGTTGGATCGAGGTCACGGTGGCGCGGTGGCTCGGCGAGATCGTCGGGTTCGGGGACGACGCCGTCGGCTACATGGCCACCGGCGGGTCGTGGGCGAACCTGATGGGGCTGGCCGTGGCCCGCGTCCGCCGCGCCGGCTGGGACGTCCGGGCGGAAGGGCTCGCCGGCCGGCCGCAGCTCACGGCGTACGTGTCCGAGGAAGGGCATTCGTGCCTGGACAAGGCGATGGAGCTGATGGGCATGGGCCACGACCAGCTGCGCAAGGTGCCCGTCGGAGGGGACTTCCGCATCCGGCTCGACGCGCTGGAGGCCGCGATCGAGGCCGACGTGGCGGCCGGGCACCGGCCGTTCTGCGTCGTCGGCAACGCCGGCACGGTGAACACGGGCGCTGTCGACCCGCTGGCCGAGCTGGCCGCGCTGGCCGGGCGCCACGGGCTGTGGTTCCATGTGGACGGCGCATATGGCGCGCTGGCCACGCTGGATCCCGCCAAACGAGGGCTGTTCGCGGGCATCGAGGCGGCCGACTCGCTCGCGCTCGACCCCCACAAGTGGCTGAACGTCCCGTTCGACGCCGGCTGTCTCCTCACGCGCCGCTGGGCGGACCTGGCCGACGCGTTCAGCCTCGTACCGCCCTACATCCGCGCCGCGACGGACGCCGAGCACAACCACATGCACTACGGTTTCGAGCTGAGCCGGACGGACCGCGCCCTCAAGGTGTGGCTGTCGCTGCAGCAACACGGCGTGGACGCGTACGCTGCGATGATCGCCGGCCACATCGCCCTGGCGAGCCACCTGGCGGACGTGCTGCGCGGGGCGCCCGACTTCGAGGTGATGAGCGAACCCGTGCTGAGCATCTGCTGCTTCCGGTACGTCCCGTCCGACCTGTCGGCCGGCCCCGAGCCCGTCGAGCGCTACCTGGACGCCCTGAACCAGGCCGTCGAGCTGGGGCTCATGGACGACGGGCGGGCGATGGTCTCCGGCACGGAGCTGCGCGGGCGCCGCGTCCTGCGGGCGTGCATCGTCAACCACCGCGCCACGCGGGACCACGTGGACGCGACGATCGAGCTGTTGCGGGAGATCGGACGGGCGACGGATGCGCGGATGCGGGCGGAGGTGGCGGCGCTGCCCTCATGAGGACGGACACCGGCTCGAAGGGCGACGCCATCGAAGCGAAGGACGACGCCACCGAAGCGCCCTACGCGCTCCGCCGATACCGCATGTACACCACCCCCGTCGGCAGCGGCGTCGCCTCAGCCAGCGTCATGTCGAGGCGCTTGCCTTCCGCGAACAGCTTCTTGCCGCTCCCGAGCACGATCGGGTAGACGTGCAGGCTGTACTCGTCGACCAAGTCGTGCTCGGAGAGCAGCGGGACGAGCACGCTGCTCCCGTCGACGAAGATGTTCTTGCCGCTCTGCGCCTTGAGCGCGCGCACGGCCTCGACGACGTTGTCGCGGATGAGCGTGGAGTTCCGCCACGCCGCGGCGGAGTCCAGCGTGGTGGACACGACGTACTTGGGCATGTTGTTCAGCGTATCGGCGAACGGGTCGTCGACCATCGGCTCGAACGCGGTGCCGTGGATCTGCCACGTCTTGCGGCCGAGCAGGATCGCGTCGGCCTTGGACATCGCTTGGAAGAAGTGCGCGCCGATGTCGTCGTGCCAGTACGGCACCGTCCAGCCGCCGTGCGTGAAGCCGCCGTCCGTGTCTTCGTCCGCGCCGCCCGGGGCTTGGATCACGCCGTCCAGCGTGATGAACTCGGCGACGATCAACTCTCGCATGGTCTGTTCCTTCCGGGGGGCTTGCGCCCGATGGGGTCGGGGGGGATCGACGCCGACGGCCCGGGCCGCCAACGCCCATGTGGCCGTCGAGCGGACGGCCACGTAAGCGACAGCGCGATCGGCATTGCGATCGACGTCGCGGTGAGCGCGGGCGATGGACGATCGCATAGGGCATGATCAAACCTGGTGCCTCAGACGCCCAGCCGCCGGATGATCTCCCGCGCTCCAACGTCGGCCCCATCCGTCGCCACATCGTTGGCGAAGCGGCGCGCTCGGTCCGCGACGGCCGGCGCGAGCGCGACGTCGAGCGCTGCGGCCAACGTCTCGGCGCTGAGCCCCATGCTGGCGGCCGAGGTGCCAATTGCGAGCTCGCAGACGCGGTGCGCCCAGTAGAACTGGTCGGAGAACATCGGCGTGATCACCTGCGCGGCGCCGGCGCGCGCCGCCGTCGTCGTCGTCCCCGCTCCGCCGTGGTGGACCACCGCGGCGACGCGCGGGAAGAGGGCCTGCTGGTTGACGTCGCCGACGGCGATGGCGTCGGGCGCCGCGTCGATCGGGTCGAAGTCCGCCCAGCCGCGCGACACGATCGCCCGGCGTCCGACCCGGC
Above is a window of Candidatus Avedoeria danica DNA encoding:
- a CDS encoding ABC transporter ATP-binding protein, which translates into the protein MISPFPSDPTRRGRGPTQPTPSEDPDDPLPAAQRLMRWWRNAGTTMASLPRAMRLVWGAHRGYTAGMAIFSIVFGILPTATAWVSKLLIDGVVAAVDGDARADLVNRVVWLGVLQFGLFVGTALLQTVRNINQQALQELTARKVQLMIMEHANRLDLQFFENPEFYDSLQQAQREASRRPVTMIEQLFGLARSAITFVSMIALMSSLGPWVAVAALLAPIPSFIASSRYGWQGYQMSRRQSPDRRRMAYYLDLLTRDTYNKEIKLFGLGGHFIDRWREIADRFYLENRSLVRRRYLMAFALGSLTTIVTSGTFLYVALQAVRRRLTLGDLTFYSQAVGQVQSSFSSILGGLSDMYENSLYLGTLYDFLDHEPEIRSPEHPRPLQLPLRQGVEFRNVRFTYPGKTEPALQNVSFRIGPDEAVALVGQNGAGKTTIVKLLTRLYDPDEGQILLEGHDVREYALADVHGAIGVIFQDYVTYFFSARENIGLGRLEAVDDRARVEDAAAKSGAAGFIEKLPRGYETTLGRWFDEGYQLSGGEWQKVALARAFMRDAEILILDEPTASLDARAEHEIFTRMKELTAGKMTLFISHRFSTVRLADRILVLEHGTITEQGTHDELLAAGGLYAELFNLQAEAYR
- a CDS encoding dihydrofolate reductase, producing MRELIVAEFITLDGVIQAPGGADEDTDGGFTHGGWTVPYWHDDIGAHFFQAMSKADAILLGRKTWQIHGTAFEPMVDDPFADTLNNMPKYVVSTTLDSAAAWRNSTLIRDNVVEAVRALKAQSGKNIFVDGSSVLVPLLSEHDLVDEYSLHVYPIVLGSGKKLFAEGKRLDMTLAEATPLPTGVVYMRYRRSA